The Streptomyces camelliae genome window below encodes:
- a CDS encoding L-threonylcarbamoyladenylate synthase, with the protein MAKYFDVHPENPQPRSIAQIADAVRSDALIAYPTDSCYALGCRLGSRDGMERIRSIRQLDDRHHFTLMCRDFAQLGQFVRVDNDVFRAVKAATPGSYTFILPATREVPRKLLHPKKKTVGVRIPDHVVTQALLAELGEPLLSSTLLLPDEEEPLTQGWEIKDRLDHVVDAVVDSGDCGTEPTTVVDFSGGEAEIVRRGAGDTDRFE; encoded by the coding sequence ATGGCGAAGTACTTCGACGTGCATCCCGAGAACCCGCAGCCGCGCAGCATCGCCCAGATCGCGGACGCGGTGCGCTCGGACGCGCTCATCGCATACCCGACCGACTCCTGTTACGCGCTGGGCTGCCGGCTGGGCAGCCGGGACGGCATGGAGCGGATCCGTTCCATCCGGCAGCTGGACGACCGGCACCACTTCACGCTGATGTGCCGGGATTTCGCGCAGCTCGGCCAGTTCGTGCGGGTGGACAACGACGTCTTCCGGGCGGTGAAGGCGGCCACGCCCGGCAGCTACACCTTCATCCTCCCGGCGACCCGTGAGGTGCCGCGCAAGCTGCTGCACCCGAAGAAGAAGACCGTGGGCGTGCGCATCCCCGACCATGTGGTCACCCAGGCGCTGCTGGCGGAGCTGGGTGAGCCGCTGCTGTCCAGCACGCTGCTGCTGCCGGACGAGGAGGAGCCGCTGACCCAGGGCTGGGAGATCAAGGACCGGCTCGACCACGTGGTGGACGCGGTGGTGGACTCCGGCGACTGCGGCACCGAGCCGACCACCGTCGTGGACTTCTCCGGCGGCGAGGCGGAGATCGTCCGGCGGGGCGCCGGGGACACCGACCGCTTCGAGTGA
- a CDS encoding AAA family ATPase, with translation MIVWINGTHGAGKTTTSPLVQQLIPDSRVFDAEKVGETLMDITPGLPGPGTDNFQHWPPWRQLVVETARRVLDYTGGTLVIPMTVLVEQYWREISTGLAHHAIPVRHFVLHADQDTLRERIEGDTVLGPSSFRLAYLEPYAEAARTWLHGEAAVVDTTHLTPAQAALRIAEAVKS, from the coding sequence ATGATCGTATGGATCAATGGCACCCACGGCGCAGGCAAGACGACGACCAGTCCACTCGTGCAGCAACTGATCCCGGATTCACGGGTGTTCGACGCCGAGAAGGTCGGCGAGACACTCATGGACATCACGCCGGGGCTGCCCGGGCCCGGGACGGACAACTTCCAGCACTGGCCGCCGTGGCGGCAGCTCGTCGTCGAGACCGCCCGCCGCGTACTCGACTACACCGGCGGCACTCTGGTGATTCCCATGACCGTCCTGGTCGAGCAGTACTGGCGCGAGATCAGCACGGGCCTCGCCCACCATGCCATCCCGGTACGGCACTTCGTCCTTCACGCCGACCAGGACACCCTGCGCGAGCGCATCGAGGGGGACACTGTTCTCGGTCCGTCCTCATTCCGTCTCGCATACCTTGAGCCCTACGCCGAGGCGGCCCGCACATGGCTGCACGGCGAGGCCGCGGTCGTCGACACCACGCACCTCACGCCCGCCCAGGCCGCCCTGCGGATCGCAGAGGCCGTCAAGAGCTGA
- a CDS encoding MerR family transcriptional regulator: MRIADAAAAAGTTPRALRFYEQRGLLPPPRRTGSGQRDYTTDEVAVLRVIRRLLALGLTVEDLHRLANRLPLLTTEPAPSCAFAAHGGAGPGGAEPGDGGAAIVGAEVGCPEATGTEAAGAGVTGAEGAGAEAIGTGSVGARVIGAEGVGAGVVGAVVVAERIAVLEAEIGRLTRLRDALKAHRGQGCAGP; this comes from the coding sequence ATGCGGATCGCGGACGCGGCGGCAGCGGCGGGTACGACACCCAGGGCGCTGCGCTTCTACGAGCAGCGCGGGCTGCTGCCCCCACCGCGCCGCACGGGGTCGGGGCAGCGGGACTACACCACCGACGAGGTCGCCGTGCTGCGGGTCATCCGGCGTCTGCTGGCACTCGGACTCACCGTGGAGGACCTGCACCGCCTCGCGAACCGGCTCCCCCTGCTCACCACGGAACCAGCGCCGAGCTGCGCCTTCGCCGCACACGGGGGCGCTGGGCCAGGGGGCGCGGAACCGGGGGACGGGGGCGCGGCGATCGTCGGTGCAGAGGTCGGCTGTCCAGAGGCCACCGGCACGGAGGCCGCAGGCGCGGGGGTCACCGGTGCGGAGGGTGCGGGCGCGGAGGCCATCGGCACGGGGAGCGTGGGCGCCAGGGTCATCGGTGCGGAGGGGGTCGGTGCCGGGGTCGTCGGTGCGGTGGTCGTAGCGGAGCGCATCGCGGTGCTGGAGGCCGAGATCGGGCGGCTCACGCGGCTGCGAGACGCTCTGAAGGCCCACCGGGGGCAGGGCTGCGCCGGCCCGTGA
- a CDS encoding dienelactone hydrolase family protein, with product MTDVQGIDLDIQTEDGVADAYLVHPADGLPRPGVLFYQDAYGLRPHLKSMADRLAAAGYTVLVPNVTYRLGRSPVVDLPEFKDPAADPTIWQKLGPIVFSLTPDLIERDSAAYLGWMADSPLVADGPVGVTGYCMGARLALWTAAAHPDRVAAAAGFHGGGLATDDPTSPHLGAPRIKAEVYCGHADNDQSLPPEQIERFEKALTEAGVRHTCEVYPGAQHGYTQADTPSYDKEADDRHWAALLGLLQRTF from the coding sequence ATGACCGATGTCCAGGGAATCGACCTCGACATCCAGACCGAGGACGGCGTCGCCGACGCCTACCTCGTCCACCCCGCGGACGGGCTCCCCCGTCCGGGTGTGCTGTTCTACCAGGACGCCTACGGCCTGCGCCCGCACCTGAAGTCGATGGCCGACCGGCTGGCCGCCGCCGGCTACACGGTGCTGGTGCCCAATGTGACCTACCGCCTCGGCCGGTCTCCGGTCGTGGACCTGCCCGAGTTCAAGGACCCGGCCGCCGACCCGACCATCTGGCAGAAGCTCGGTCCGATCGTCTTCTCGCTGACCCCGGATCTGATCGAACGGGACTCGGCCGCCTATCTGGGCTGGATGGCCGACAGCCCGCTCGTCGCCGACGGTCCGGTCGGCGTCACCGGCTACTGCATGGGCGCCCGGCTCGCCCTGTGGACGGCGGCGGCGCATCCGGACCGGGTGGCGGCCGCGGCCGGGTTCCACGGCGGCGGGCTCGCCACCGACGACCCGACCAGCCCGCACCTGGGTGCCCCGCGCATCAAGGCTGAGGTGTACTGCGGTCACGCCGACAACGACCAGTCGCTGCCGCCGGAGCAGATCGAGCGCTTCGAGAAGGCCCTGACCGAGGCCGGGGTCCGGCACACCTGCGAGGTGTACCCGGGCGCCCAGCACGGCTACACGCAGGCGGACACCCCGTCGTACGACAAGGAGGCCGACGACCGCCACTGGGCGGCCCTGCTCGGCCTGCTCCAGCGCACCTTCTGA
- a CDS encoding prolyl oligopeptidase family serine peptidase produces the protein MTPDPLLAQLVRTARFTRGVSGRFTVTADGRTVLYLRGRTGDDPAPCLWALDLGTGSERLLADPVRLLGDGRGTRGIGGYATDAAGRLVAFTLAGALWTAGADGGEPRRLPAARPVSDPRPDPGGRRIAYVRRGALRVVRADGTDDRPIAEPAADDVEFGVAEHTDATLADGPRGHWWAPDGTALLCARTDRRRVHRWYGTDPADPDRPPRIRRHAPAGTPNPDVTLWLIPVHGNAPRTPVRWDRAAYEYVVGAGWDGHGPFAVVQSRDQRTVLLLGIDPVDGRTTVLHEQRDARWVELVPGLPARTASGVLLAHADAQGTRHLTADGEPVTPVGRQLRSVLGVDGDEVLFTASDEPTETGLWAWRPGTRPRRLGEGPGLYGGVLRGGVLVRTVADTTGAAPRAEVLRGGRTVATVPSYAERPVPAVRRSMLRLGPRELRAALYLPSWHRPSDHGPLPVLLDPYGGAARQRVTVAHTWQTLVSQWFAEQGFAVLVTDGRGTPGRGPGWERAVYGDLFGPVLDDQVSALAAAARTHPVLDLNRVGIRGWSFSGSLAVLAVLRRPDVFRAAVAGAPVTDQRLYDAHWRERVLGRPDEHPERYDACSLLREAPRLTRPLLLLHGLADPKVPPAHTLRLSDALLTAGRPHEVLLLPGAGHQPVGGELTENLLRHQLRFLRGHLDAGVPDSVRTGQ, from the coding sequence GTGACCCCCGATCCCCTCCTCGCCCAGCTCGTTCGTACGGCCCGCTTCACCCGTGGCGTTTCCGGCCGGTTCACCGTGACGGCGGACGGCCGGACCGTGCTGTATCTGCGCGGTCGTACCGGAGACGACCCCGCCCCCTGCCTGTGGGCGCTCGACCTCGGCACGGGATCGGAGCGGCTTCTGGCCGATCCCGTCCGGCTGCTCGGTGACGGGCGCGGGACGCGGGGGATCGGCGGGTACGCCACCGATGCGGCGGGCAGGCTCGTCGCCTTCACGCTGGCGGGGGCCCTGTGGACGGCCGGGGCCGACGGCGGCGAGCCCCGGCGGCTGCCGGCCGCGCGGCCCGTGTCCGATCCGCGGCCCGATCCCGGCGGTCGCCGTATCGCGTACGTCCGACGCGGCGCACTCCGGGTCGTCCGGGCGGACGGGACCGACGACCGTCCGATCGCCGAACCGGCCGCCGACGACGTCGAGTTCGGCGTCGCCGAGCACACCGACGCCACGCTCGCCGACGGGCCGCGCGGCCACTGGTGGGCGCCCGACGGCACCGCCCTGCTGTGCGCCCGCACCGATCGCCGACGGGTACACCGCTGGTACGGCACCGATCCCGCCGACCCGGACCGTCCGCCCCGGATCCGTCGTCACGCTCCCGCGGGCACCCCGAACCCCGACGTCACCCTGTGGTTGATCCCGGTCCACGGCAACGCCCCTCGCACGCCGGTGCGTTGGGACCGCGCCGCCTACGAGTACGTCGTCGGCGCCGGCTGGGACGGGCACGGGCCCTTCGCCGTCGTACAGTCCCGTGACCAGCGCACCGTCCTGCTGCTCGGCATCGATCCGGTGGACGGCCGTACGACGGTCCTGCACGAGCAACGGGACGCCCGCTGGGTGGAGCTGGTGCCCGGACTGCCCGCCCGCACCGCCTCCGGCGTCCTCCTGGCCCACGCCGACGCGCAGGGCACCCGGCACCTGACCGCCGACGGCGAGCCGGTCACGCCCGTCGGCCGCCAACTACGGTCCGTACTCGGTGTCGACGGCGACGAGGTGCTGTTCACCGCCTCGGACGAGCCCACCGAGACCGGCCTGTGGGCATGGCGGCCCGGCACGCGGCCGCGGCGGCTGGGCGAGGGGCCGGGGCTGTACGGGGGCGTGCTGCGCGGCGGCGTCCTCGTCCGGACCGTCGCGGACACGACCGGCGCCGCCCCGCGCGCCGAGGTGCTGCGCGGCGGGCGGACCGTCGCCACCGTGCCGTCGTACGCCGAGCGGCCGGTGCCCGCGGTCCGGCGGAGCATGCTGCGACTCGGCCCGAGGGAGCTGCGCGCCGCCCTGTACCTGCCCTCCTGGCATCGGCCGTCGGATCACGGGCCGTTGCCCGTGCTGCTCGATCCCTACGGCGGCGCGGCCCGGCAGCGGGTCACCGTCGCGCACACCTGGCAGACCCTGGTGTCACAGTGGTTCGCCGAGCAGGGCTTCGCCGTGCTCGTGACCGACGGCCGGGGCACTCCGGGGCGCGGGCCCGGGTGGGAACGGGCGGTGTACGGCGACCTGTTCGGGCCGGTGCTCGACGACCAGGTGAGCGCGCTCGCGGCGGCCGCGCGCACGCACCCCGTGCTCGACCTGAACCGGGTCGGCATCCGCGGCTGGTCCTTCAGCGGTTCCCTCGCCGTACTCGCCGTACTGCGCCGCCCGGACGTCTTCCGCGCCGCCGTGGCGGGGGCGCCGGTGACCGACCAGCGGCTCTACGACGCCCACTGGCGCGAGCGAGTCCTCGGCCGGCCGGACGAGCACCCCGAGCGGTACGACGCCTGCTCCCTGCTCCGCGAGGCACCCCGGCTCACCCGGCCCCTGCTGCTTCTGCACGGCCTCGCCGACCCCAAGGTCCCGCCCGCCCACACCCTCCGGCTGTCCGACGCACTGCTCACCGCCGGGCGCCCGCACGAGGTGCTGCTCCTGCCCGGTGCGGGCCACCAGCCGGTGGGCGGTGAGCTGACCGAGAACCTGCTGCGGCACCAGCTCCGCTTCTTGCGGGGGCACTTGGATGCCGGAGTCCCGGATTCCGTCCGCACCGGTCAGTGA
- a CDS encoding SDR family NAD(P)-dependent oxidoreductase, whose amino-acid sequence MRSEQSDRPVALVTGSTSGIGEAVARRLAADGMRVVVHSRGSTEAGEALAAELDGAYVRADLEAEDEARGLVEAALGRYGRLDALVNNAGISWPIPHADLAAATPADWRRLLEVNLIAPWVLCTAALPALRDSPGGGGIVNITSHAGVRPKGSSVPYAASKAALNHVTRLLAAALAPDVRVNAVAPGLVDTPMTRDWTQAHELWRDRAPMRRPAQPADVAGLVASVLAHTYLTGEVILLDGGMNLT is encoded by the coding sequence ATGAGGAGCGAACAGAGCGATCGGCCCGTTGCCCTGGTCACCGGGTCCACGTCGGGGATCGGGGAAGCCGTCGCGCGCCGGCTGGCCGCGGACGGCATGCGGGTCGTCGTGCACTCGCGCGGCAGCACCGAGGCCGGGGAGGCCCTGGCGGCGGAGCTGGACGGTGCGTACGTGCGGGCCGACCTGGAGGCGGAGGACGAGGCACGCGGGCTGGTCGAGGCGGCGCTCGGCCGGTACGGGCGGCTGGACGCTCTGGTGAACAACGCGGGCATCAGCTGGCCCATCCCGCACGCCGACCTCGCCGCCGCGACACCGGCGGACTGGCGGCGTCTGCTGGAGGTCAACCTGATCGCGCCCTGGGTCCTGTGCACCGCGGCGCTGCCGGCGCTGCGCGACTCCCCGGGAGGCGGCGGCATCGTGAACATCACCAGTCATGCCGGAGTACGCCCCAAGGGCTCGTCGGTGCCGTACGCGGCGAGCAAGGCGGCGCTGAACCACGTGACCCGGCTCCTCGCGGCCGCGCTCGCGCCCGACGTGCGGGTCAACGCGGTGGCGCCGGGGCTGGTGGACACGCCCATGACCCGGGACTGGACGCAGGCGCACGAACTGTGGCGGGACCGCGCCCCCATGCGCCGCCCGGCCCAGCCCGCCGACGTCGCCGGCCTGGTCGCGTCGGTCCTCGCCCACACCTATCTCACCGGCGAGGTCATCCTGCTCGACGGCGGCATGAACCTGACCTGA
- a CDS encoding M4 family metallopeptidase, translating into MRPHRPVPHAGRKRATVTAAALISTAAFLAVGIQAGPAAAKPAAPHPSPLRAGGLEARLSPAQHQALMDSARQQTAATARTLGLGAQEKLVVKDVVKDNDGTVHTRYERTYAGLPVLGGDLVVHTPPASLAKGTVTTTYNNQHRIKVASTTATFTKSAAESKALKTAKALDAKKPATDSARKVIWAGTGTPKLAWETVISGFQDDGTPSRLHVITDATTGKELHRYQAIETGVGNTHYSGQVTLSTTQSGSTYTLTDGTRGGHKTYNLNHGTSGTGTLFSQSTDTWGDGTNSNAATAGADAAYGAQETWDFYKNTFGRSGIRNDGVAAYSRVHYSSSYVNAFWDDSCFCMTYGDGSNNNDPLTSLDVAGHEMSHGVTANTAGLDYSGESGGLNEATSDIFGTGVEFYANNSSDPGDYLIGEKIDINGNGTPLRYMDKPSKDGSSADSWYSGVGNLDVHYSSGPANHMFYLLSEGSGTKVINGVTYNSPTSDGVAVTGIGRAAALQIWYKALTTYMTSSTDYAGARTAALNAAAALYGTNSTQYAGVGNAFAGINVGSHITPPSSGVTVSNPGSQTATVGTAVSLQVQASSTNSGALSYSASGLPSGLSINGSTGLITGTPTTAGTYSTTVTVTDSTGATGTATFTWTVNPSGGGGGCSSTQLLANPGFESGSTGWTATSGVITNDTGEAAHGGSYKAWLDGYGSSHTDTLSQSVTIPAGCKATLTFWLHIDTAESGSTAYDKLTVSAGSTTLATYSNVNAASGYTQKTFDLSSLAGRTVTLKFNGVEDSSLQTSFVVDDTALTTS; encoded by the coding sequence GTGAGACCCCACAGACCCGTTCCCCACGCAGGTCGCAAGCGCGCCACGGTCACCGCCGCCGCCCTGATCTCCACCGCGGCCTTCCTCGCCGTCGGCATCCAGGCCGGCCCGGCCGCCGCCAAGCCCGCGGCACCCCACCCGAGCCCGCTGCGCGCCGGCGGCCTGGAGGCCAGGCTCAGCCCGGCCCAGCATCAGGCACTGATGGACAGTGCCCGGCAGCAGACCGCCGCCACCGCCCGCACCCTCGGGCTCGGCGCCCAGGAGAAGCTGGTCGTCAAGGACGTCGTCAAGGACAACGACGGCACCGTGCACACCCGCTACGAGCGCACCTACGCGGGCCTGCCCGTCCTCGGTGGTGACCTCGTCGTGCACACCCCGCCCGCCTCCCTGGCCAAGGGCACGGTGACCACGACCTACAACAACCAGCACCGGATCAAGGTCGCCTCCACCACCGCGACGTTCACCAAGTCGGCCGCCGAGAGCAAGGCGCTGAAGACCGCCAAGGCCCTCGACGCCAAGAAGCCCGCCACCGACAGCGCCCGCAAGGTGATCTGGGCCGGCACCGGTACCCCGAAGCTCGCCTGGGAGACCGTGATCAGCGGCTTCCAGGACGACGGCACGCCCAGCCGGCTGCACGTCATCACCGACGCCACCACCGGCAAGGAACTGCACCGGTACCAGGCGATCGAGACCGGTGTGGGCAACACGCACTACAGCGGGCAGGTGACGCTGTCCACGACCCAGTCGGGCTCGACGTACACGCTGACCGACGGCACGCGCGGCGGGCACAAGACGTACAACCTGAACCACGGCACCTCGGGCACCGGGACGCTGTTCTCGCAGTCCACCGACACCTGGGGCGACGGCACCAACTCCAACGCGGCCACCGCGGGCGCCGACGCCGCCTACGGCGCACAGGAGACCTGGGACTTCTACAAGAACACCTTCGGCCGCAGCGGCATCCGCAACGACGGCGTCGCCGCCTACAGCCGCGTCCACTACAGCAGCAGCTACGTCAACGCCTTCTGGGACGACAGCTGCTTCTGCATGACCTACGGCGACGGCTCGAACAACAACGACCCCTTGACCTCGCTGGACGTGGCCGGCCACGAGATGAGCCACGGCGTCACCGCCAACACCGCCGGGCTCGACTACAGCGGCGAGTCGGGCGGGCTGAACGAGGCGACCTCCGACATCTTCGGCACGGGTGTGGAGTTCTACGCCAACAACAGTTCGGACCCCGGTGACTACCTCATCGGCGAGAAGATCGACATCAACGGCAACGGCACGCCGCTGCGGTACATGGACAAGCCGAGCAAGGACGGCTCGTCGGCGGACAGCTGGTACTCCGGTGTCGGCAACCTCGACGTGCACTACTCCTCGGGCCCGGCGAACCACATGTTCTACCTGCTGTCCGAGGGCAGCGGCACCAAGGTCATCAACGGCGTGACCTACAACAGCCCGACCTCCGACGGCGTCGCCGTCACCGGTATCGGCCGGGCCGCCGCGCTGCAGATCTGGTACAAGGCGCTGACGACGTACATGACGTCGAGCACCGACTACGCCGGCGCCCGCACCGCCGCCCTCAACGCGGCCGCCGCGCTGTACGGCACCAACTCAACGCAGTACGCGGGCGTCGGCAACGCCTTCGCCGGCATCAACGTGGGCAGCCACATCACCCCGCCGAGCAGCGGAGTGACGGTCAGCAACCCGGGCAGCCAGACCGCCACCGTGGGGACGGCCGTGAGCCTCCAGGTCCAGGCGAGCAGCACCAACAGCGGCGCGCTCAGCTACAGCGCCTCCGGCCTGCCCTCGGGTCTGTCGATCAACGGCTCGACCGGCCTGATCACCGGCACGCCGACCACCGCGGGCACGTACAGCACCACGGTGACGGTGACCGACTCCACCGGCGCGACCGGCACCGCGACCTTCACCTGGACGGTCAACCCCAGTGGCGGTGGCGGCGGTTGCTCCTCGACCCAGCTGCTGGCCAACCCCGGCTTCGAGTCGGGCAGCACCGGCTGGACCGCCACCAGCGGCGTCATCACCAACGACACCGGTGAGGCGGCCCACGGCGGCTCGTACAAGGCCTGGCTGGACGGGTACGGCAGCTCGCACACCGACACCCTGTCCCAGTCGGTGACCATTCCGGCCGGCTGCAAGGCGACCCTGACCTTCTGGCTGCACATCGACACCGCCGAGTCCGGCAGCACCGCGTACGACAAGCTGACGGTGAGCGCCGGTTCGACCACCCTGGCGACGTACTCGAACGTCAACGCCGCCTCCGGGTACACGCAGAAGACCTTCGACCTGTCCTCGCTGGCGGGCCGGACGGTCACCCTGAAGTTCAACGGCGTCGAGGACTCCTCGCTCCAGACCAGCTTCGTCGTGGACGACACCGCCCTGACGACCAGCTGA
- a CDS encoding glycoside hydrolase family 64 protein, whose protein sequence is MPHHLTRPALPLAAAAALIGGALALGVPDPAGAAVPDTVPLNITNNSGRSEPVYVYDLGTQLSSGRQGWADAAGVFHAWPAGGTPPTPAPDVSIAGPAPGQSTTIRIPKFSGRIYFSHGQKLDFRLTTGGLVQPAVQNPSDPNRNILFNWSEYTLNDSGLWLNSTQVDMFSAPYAVGVRRADGSVSTTGHLRSGGYTGFFNALRAQPGGWAGLIQTRSDGTVLRALSPLYGVETGALPANVMDDYVGRVWQKYTNSTLTVTPFADQPGTRYFGRVSGGVMNFTDASGAVVTSFQKPDADSVFGCHKLLDAPNDTVRGPISRTLCAGFNRSTLLSSSNQPDTTPSDFYQDAVTNQYARAVHAAMADGKAYAFAFDDVGDQESLVNDGNPQQAYLTLDPLS, encoded by the coding sequence GTGCCGCATCACCTCACGCGCCCCGCGCTGCCCTTGGCGGCCGCAGCGGCCCTGATCGGCGGGGCGCTCGCCCTCGGTGTCCCGGACCCGGCCGGCGCCGCCGTCCCGGACACCGTCCCGCTGAACATCACCAACAACTCCGGCCGTTCCGAACCCGTCTACGTCTACGACCTCGGCACCCAGCTGTCCTCCGGGCGGCAGGGCTGGGCCGACGCGGCCGGCGTCTTCCACGCCTGGCCCGCGGGCGGCACCCCGCCGACACCCGCGCCGGACGTGTCCATCGCCGGCCCGGCCCCCGGGCAGTCCACGACGATCCGGATCCCGAAGTTCTCCGGCCGGATCTACTTCTCCCACGGCCAGAAGCTCGACTTCCGGCTCACCACGGGCGGACTGGTGCAGCCGGCCGTGCAGAATCCGTCCGACCCGAACCGGAACATCCTCTTCAACTGGTCCGAGTACACGCTGAACGACTCCGGCCTGTGGCTCAACAGCACCCAGGTGGACATGTTCTCGGCGCCGTACGCGGTCGGCGTGCGGCGGGCCGACGGCAGTGTGAGCACCACCGGACACCTCAGGTCCGGTGGCTACACCGGCTTCTTCAACGCCCTGCGCGCACAGCCTGGCGGCTGGGCCGGGCTGATCCAGACCCGCTCCGACGGCACCGTGCTGCGCGCGCTGTCCCCGTTGTACGGGGTGGAGACCGGGGCGCTGCCGGCGAACGTGATGGACGACTACGTGGGCCGGGTCTGGCAGAAGTACACGAACAGCACGCTGACCGTGACACCGTTCGCCGACCAGCCGGGCACCCGGTACTTCGGGCGGGTCTCGGGCGGCGTCATGAACTTCACCGACGCCTCGGGCGCGGTCGTCACCAGCTTCCAGAAGCCGGACGCGGACAGTGTCTTCGGCTGCCACAAGCTGCTCGACGCACCGAATGACACGGTCCGGGGCCCCATCTCCCGCACGCTGTGCGCCGGCTTCAACCGCTCGACGCTGCTGAGCAGTTCGAACCAGCCGGACACCACGCCCTCGGACTTCTACCAGGACGCGGTGACGAACCAGTACGCCCGCGCGGTCCACGCGGCGATGGCCGACGGCAAGGCCTACGCGTTCGCCTTCGACGACGTCGGCGACCAGGAGTCGCTGGTGAACGACGGCAACCCGCAGCAGGCGTATCTCACACTGGATCCGCTGAGCTGA
- a CDS encoding MDR family NADP-dependent oxidoreductase has product MVTSPPRTSREVRLVAVPQGLPTPADFALGDASLPPLRQGQVLVRNRQFVVFPGLRTLIGGGARSTPLPGLEPGDALFGPAVGEVVAVPPGSGLGPGDLVTHLLGWREYAVVPEAQCTAVDPALPDPVAHLSPGSAAYGALTRVAPVREGDVVLVTGAAGGVGSAAGRIARLLGAARVIGTTRSPDKAVRLTAESGYDAALTAGADFAGRLAAAAPDGIDVVLDLVGGAQLSAAVDAARPGARIALVGSLSGQLAAGGRGERAPVEIDAYRLVLLGASVRGYLGSDHPGVEEEWRERFGHWLRSGEIGFPLTRIAGIERAPQALWELIEGRHFGTVVVELARDGGEG; this is encoded by the coding sequence ATGGTGACATCGCCGCCCAGGACCAGCCGCGAGGTCCGGCTGGTCGCCGTGCCCCAGGGATTGCCCACGCCCGCGGACTTCGCCCTGGGCGACGCATCGCTTCCGCCTCTCCGACAGGGTCAAGTCCTCGTGCGCAACCGGCAGTTCGTGGTCTTTCCCGGATTGCGAACCCTCATCGGCGGGGGCGCGAGAAGTACTCCGCTGCCGGGTCTGGAGCCGGGGGACGCGCTGTTCGGGCCGGCCGTCGGCGAGGTCGTCGCCGTACCGCCCGGCAGCGGGCTGGGCCCCGGAGACCTGGTGACGCACCTGCTCGGCTGGCGGGAGTACGCCGTCGTCCCCGAGGCGCAGTGCACCGCCGTCGACCCGGCGCTGCCCGACCCGGTCGCCCATCTCTCCCCCGGATCCGCCGCCTACGGAGCGCTGACCCGGGTGGCTCCGGTGCGCGAGGGCGACGTCGTCCTGGTCACCGGTGCCGCCGGTGGCGTGGGCAGTGCGGCCGGCCGGATCGCGCGGCTGCTGGGCGCCGCGCGGGTCATCGGCACGACGAGGTCGCCCGACAAGGCCGTGCGACTGACGGCCGAGTCGGGATACGACGCGGCGCTCACCGCGGGGGCGGACTTCGCCGGGCGGCTGGCCGCAGCGGCTCCGGACGGCATCGACGTCGTACTCGACCTGGTGGGAGGCGCGCAACTCAGCGCGGCGGTGGACGCCGCCCGGCCGGGCGCGCGCATCGCTCTGGTCGGATCGCTGTCCGGCCAGCTGGCCGCCGGGGGCCGCGGAGAGCGCGCTCCGGTCGAGATCGACGCGTATCGGCTCGTTCTGCTGGGAGCATCGGTGCGGGGGTATCTCGGCAGCGATCATCCCGGGGTGGAGGAGGAGTGGCGGGAGCGGTTCGGGCACTGGTTGCGCTCCGGCGAGATCGGCTTTCCGCTCACGCGGATCGCGGGCATCGAACGCGCCCCGCAGGCGTTGTGGGAACTGATCGAGGGGCGGCACTTCGGCACGGTGGTCGTGGAGTTGGCCCGGGACGGCGGGGAAGGGTGA